A genomic stretch from Cydia amplana chromosome 1, ilCydAmpl1.1, whole genome shotgun sequence includes:
- the LOC134652718 gene encoding uncharacterized protein LOC134652718, producing the protein MAKVEQPMFILPKKRNGKKQNSITGHVDHIIAVQGAETDLPTKYKNGLSPVTEHVVNGIIHSTMEGLKSNMKINLPIITDVNDEDINDSNLEAEPQKSQSSQKNGYQALSMMNSREIIDLSPIYENSSDACSSHDDLREANDDIQKSCKFLNEHNESNSATPNSMSQTQSENSFEMGPLTDSLKNSAKRKKRVNIVQEIIETENTDTEITALRIDSEGSTPDCSLTDYSRESYLTMTGTIKRGKKKGQNVDVKLNISREELEIIEAAIVAEEYNKMDISKCSVYNGPHIFIFSLLCIPFVACVSALYSFYMGTMTWYNIFSHVTEDLNWVRKAMFAPIVILSYPFLIVIFTVGLGLYAGIVQLTFSGANWWKDVCDFEKGFYGWLCNSLGMSECSPYEVVILMDVKP; encoded by the exons ATGGCTAAAGTAGAGCAACCCATGTTTATATTGCCCAAAAAACGCAATGGCAAAAAACAAAATTCGATAACTGGTCATGTAGACCACATAATTGCTGTTCAG gGAGCTGAGACTGATTTGCCAACCAAATACAAGAATGGCCTTTCACCAGTCACAGAACATGTTGTTAATGGAATCATACACTCCACCATGGAGGGACTCAAGTCCAACATGAAAATTAATCTTCCCATAATAACTGATGTCAATGATGAAGACATCAATGACTCAAACTTAGAGGCTGAACCCCAGAAGTCACAGAGTTCACAAAAAAATGGCTACCAGGCCCTCTCGATGATGAATAGCCGAGAAATCATTGACTTGTCTCCAATTTATGAGAACTCTTCAGATGCATGTTCAAGCCATGATGACCTCAGAGAGGCCAATGATGATATACAGAAAAGCTGCAAGTTTCTGAACGAACACAATGAGAGTAACTCTGCTACTCCAAATAGCATGTCTCAAACCCAATCGGAAAATAGCTTTGAAATGGGTCCACTTACTGACAGTCTCAAAAATAGTGCCAAACGAAAAAAGCGAGTCAACATTGTGCAAGAAATAATTGAAACTGAGAATACCGATACAGAGATCACAGCTTTGCGGATTGATTCTGAAGGGTCTACACCAGACTGCTCTTTGACAGACTATTCCAGAGAGTCCTACTTGACCATGACGGGAACAATAAAAAGAGGAAAGAAGAAAGGccaaaatgttgatgtcaaacTCAATATTTCTCGAGAAGAACTTGAAATCATTGAAGCAGCTATCGTAGCAGAGGAGTACAATAAGATGGACATATCTAAATGCTCAGTCTACAATGGTCCACACATTTTTATCTTCAGTCTCCTATGCATACCATTTGTGGCTTGTGTGTCTGCACTGTATTCATTTTACATGGGCACAATGACTTGGTACAACATCTTTAGCCATGTTACTGAAGATCTGAATTGGGTTAGGAAAGCAATGTTTGCACCGATAGTGATATTGTCTTATCCATTTTTGATAGTGATTTTTACTGTAGGCCTTGGCTTGTATGCAGGTATTGTGCAGCTGACATTCAGTGGAGCAAATTGGTGGAAGGATGTATGTGATTTTGAGAAAGGTTTTTATGGGTGGCTTTGTAACTCTTTAGGTATGTCAGAGTGTAGCCCTTATGAGGTTGTTATACTTATGGATGTTAAGCCATAA
- the LOC134659530 gene encoding DNA replication licensing factor Mcm2 has protein sequence MSSPAPDTPSDRDGARSRMTSPARDYEMFEDESAILGDNPLEEEEEDGEELFNDNMEADYRPMPGLDRYDAADLDDDNYDPMSIEDRRAAEQELRRRDREEGRRRDDQGLLYDESDEEDGDAPRAKRRRAAEKAATGAEEQVEEGIESIENLEDTKGYTTKEWVSMLGPRTEIANRFKNFLRTFTNSKGQYVYKERIRRMCEHNQASFHVEFDVLARREQVLAYFLPEAPFQMLQIFDEVAKDVVLQMFPSYERVTSEIHVRISDLPLIEELRTFRKLHLNQLVRTVGVITATTGVLPQLSVVKYDCNRCGYILGPFVQSQNSEVKPGSCPECQSAGPFMVNMEQTVYRNYQKVTIQESPGRIPAGRIPRSKDCVLLADLCDRCKPGDEVDLTGIYTNNYDGSLNTEQGFPVFATVIIANYIVVKDCKHIVESLTDEDIANIVKLSKDPRIGERIVQSMAPSIYGHDYIKRGLALALFGGESKNPGDKHKVRGDINVLICGDPGTAKSQFLKYTEKIAPRAVFTTGQGASAVGLTAYVRKNPTTRDWTLEAGALVLADRGVCLIDEFDKMNDQDRTSIHEAMEQQSISISKAGIVTSLHARCSIIAAANPIGGRYDASLTFSENVNLSEPILSRFDVLCVVRDEPEPMRDAHLAKFVVSSHIRHHPTQRGQATEEAEPADPEFALSQHLLKKYIVYARENVRPKLQNMDQDKVAKMYSQLRQESLATGSLPITVRHIESVIRMSEAHARMHLRAQVSEQDVNIAIRTMLESFVDTQKYSVMRAMRQTFQKYLSYKKDHSELLYYILRQLTMDQLAYMRGLHNHSQSTIEISERDLLERARQINITDLKPFYDSRIFKMNSFSYDQKRKVIIHTLPETPAEA, from the exons ATG AGTTCCCCGGCCCCAGACACGCCATCAGACCGCGATGGAGCGCGGTCCCGCATGACATCACCGGCGCGCGACTATGAGATGTTTGAGGACGAGAGCGCCATACTCGGAGACAACCCGCTCGAGGAGGAGGAGGAAGATGGGGAGGAGCTGTTCAATGATAACATGGAGGC GGACTACCGCCCCATGCCAGGATTGGATCGCTATGATGCTGCAGACCTGGATGATGACAACTATGACCCCATGTCCATCGAAGACCGGCGGGCCGCTGAACAAGAGCTCCGCCGCAGGGACAGAGAGGAAGGGAGGAGGCGGGATGACCAGGGCCTGCTTTATG ATGAATCAGATGAAGAGGATGGTGATGCCCCGCGGGCCAAGCGTCGCCGGGCCGCCGAAAAGGCCGCCACCGGAGCCGAGGAACAGGTCGAAGAGGGCATCGAGAGTATTGAGAACCTGGAAGACACCAAGGGGTATACCACCAAGGAGTGGGTGTCCATGCTGGGACCCAGGACGGAGATTGCTAACAG ATTCAAGAACTTCCTCCGCACATTCACAAACAGCAAAGGCCAGTATGTGTACAAAGAGCGTATACGACGTATGTGCGAACACAATCAAGCCTCCTTCCATGTGGAGTTTGATGTCCTTGCCCGGCGAGAGCAG GTGCTCGCGTACTTTTTGCCCGAGGCTCCATTCCAGATGCTGCAAATCTTCGACGAGGTGGCTAAAGATGTGGTTCTGCAAATGTTCCCAAGCTACGAGCGAGTTACGTCAGAGATACACGTGCGGATATCGGACTTACCACTCATTG AGGAACTCAGAACCTTCCGCAAACTTCACTTGAATCAGTTGGTGCGAACTGTAGGCGTCATCACGGCTACCACCGGAGTACTACCTCAGTTGTCTGTGGTCAAGTATGACTGTAACCGGTGCGGATATATCTTGGGTCCGTTTGTGCAGTCGCAGAACTCGGAAGTGAAGCCTGGCTCTTGTCCCGAGTGTCAGAGTGCTGGGCCTTTCATG GTAAACATGGAGCAGACAGTATACAGAAACTACCAGAAGGTGACCATCCAAGAGTCCCCCGGGCGTATCCCCGCTGGCCGCATCCCGCGCTCCAAGGACTGCGTCCTGCTGGCCGACCTGTGCGACCGCTGCAAGCCGGGGGATGAGGTCGACCTTACCGGCATTTACACTAATAATTATGATGGCTCGCTTAACACGGAGCAG GGTTTCCCAGTGTTCGCAACAGTAATCATCGCCAACTACATAGTAGTGAAGGACTGCAAGCACATAGTAGAATCCCTCACAGACGAAGATATAGCTAACATCGTCAAATTATCCAAGGACCCTCGTATAGGGGAGCGTATTGTTCAGAGCATGGCGCCCAGTATCTATGGACACGATTATATCAAGAGAGGCCTTGCGTTGGCGCTGTTTGGTGGTGAATCTAAGAACCCAG GCGATAAGCACAAAGTGAGAGGCGATATCAACGTACTAATCTGTGGCGACCCCGGTACTGCCAAATCTCAGTTCCTCAAGTACACAGAAAAG ATTGCTCCAAGAGCGGTGTTTACCACTGGCCAAGGTGCTAGCGCCGTCGGTTTGACAGCTTACGTGAGGAAGAACCCCACCACAAG GGACTGGACGCTAGAAGCCGGCGCGCTAGTACTAGCGGACCGGGGCGTGTGCCTCATCGACGAGTTCGACAAGATGAACGACCAGGACCGCACCTCCATCCACGAGGCCATGGAGCAGCAGTCCATCTCCATCTCCAAGGCTGGCATCGTCACTTCCCTGCATGCCAG GTGTTCAATAATAGCAGCGGCCAATCCGATTGGCGGGCGGTACGACGCGTCCCTGACGTTCTCCGAGAACGTTAACCTGTCGGAACCGATCCTGTCGCGTTTCGACGTGCTGTGCGTCGTGCGGGACGAACCGGAGCCGATGCGTGACGCGCACCTCGCCAA ATTCGTGGTATCCTCCCACATCCGTCACCACCCAACGCAGCGCGGCCAGGCCACTGAAGAGGCCGAGCCGGCCGACCCGGAGTTCGCGCTGTCGCAACACTTGCTCAAGAAGTACATCGTGTACGCGAGGGAGAACGTGCGCCCCAAACTACAG AATATGGATCAAGACAAAGTGGCAAAGATGTACAGTCAACTGCGTCAGGAATCTCTCGCCACGGGCAGCTTACCTATCACCGTCAGACACATTGAATCTG TGATCCGCATGAGCGAGGCGCACGCGCGCATGCACCTGCGCGCGCAGGTGAGCGAGCAGGACGTCAACATCGCCATCCGCACCATGCTCGAGAGCTTCGTCGACACGCAGAAGTACAGCGTCATGCGCGCCATGCGACAG acattccaaaaatatcTCTCGTACAAGAAGGACCACAGCGAACTCCTGTACTACATCCTCCGCCAACTCACGATGGACCAGCTCGCGTACATGCGCGGCCTGCACAACCACTCTCAATCCACCATTGAAATATCAGAGCGGGACCTCCTGGAGCGAGCGAGACAGATCAACATTACCGACCTGAAGCCTTTCTATGACAGCCGCATCTTCAAGATGAACAGTTTCAGCTATGATCAGAAGAGGAAGGTGATTATACATACGCTGCCCGAAACGCCTGCTGAGGCTTAG
- the LOC134659723 gene encoding mitochondrial import inner membrane translocase subunit TIM16 — translation MAKYIAQIIVVGAQVVGRAFARALKQEIAASQEAAKRAGGGEAGARRAAANASTGLTLEEAMQILNLDKLDPEKVQKNYEHLFSANDKSKGGSFYLQSKIVRAKERIDTELKQKQPDPDQSKAKDTS, via the coding sequence ATGGCAAAATACATAGCTCAAATTATAGTTGTTGGGGCTCAAGTTGTTGGTCGGGCTTTTGCTAGAGCTTTGAAACAAGAAATTGCTGCATCTCAAGAAGCAGCGAAGAGAGCTGGTGGTGGCGAAGCTGGTGCCCGGAGAGCTGCAGCCAATGCGTCAACCGGACTCACGTTAGAAGAAGCTATGCAAATATTAAACTTAGATAAACTAGATCCAGAAAAAGTGCAAAAGAACTATGAACATTTGTTTTCCGCCAATGATAAATCGAAAGGGGGTTCTTTCTACTTACAGTCCAAGATTGTGAGAGCTAAAGAGAGGATAGATACAGAGTTGAAACAGAAGCAACCTGACCCGGACCAGAGTAAAGCCAAAGACACATCTTAA
- the LOC134662092 gene encoding zinc finger CCHC domain-containing protein 10, whose amino-acid sequence MTLGPYNRHQSDRKKQAALAAAFPQGIKCQKCLEFGHWSYECKGKRKILVRPSRTQVLKKNLKAKETKEEPQCSGGSCKIPSKKKKRNESSCSDCSDSSSDNSDSSSSNSSSSDSDSSSDSESDSDSSNSGSGSDA is encoded by the exons ATGACTCTGGGGCCGTACAACAGACACCAATCCGATAGGAAAAA GCAAGCAGCCTTGGCCGCGGCATTCCCTCAAGGCATCAAATGCCAGAAGTGCCTCGAGTTCGGCCACTGGAGCTACGAGTGCAAAGGAAAACGCAAGATACTGGTTCGCCCGTCCCGAACCCAGGTCCTTAAGAAGAACTTGAAGGCTAAGGAAACTAAAGAAGAACCGCAGTGCAG TGGTGGAAGTTGCAAAATTCCAAGCAAGAAAAAGAAGCGCAATGAGTCCAGCTGCTCTGACTGTTCTGACAGCTCTTCAGACAACTCTGACTCCTCAAGCTCCAATTCCAGTTCCTCAGACAGTGACAGCAGCAGCGACTCGGAGAGTGACAGCGACAGCAGCAACTCTGGCTCGGGGAGTGATGCATAA